The Streptomyces sp. NBC_00162 genome window below encodes:
- a CDS encoding L,D-transpeptidase family protein, with product MHRQRVIFRTLGVATAVALAATACGPQKSESAGSPSPVSSSPTAGASPESSPSTDDKPASPSPSASASASPSASPSPTVKQIMANGDDSEQVRELQARLKQLKLMSVAPTGFYGTKTTAAVKSYQSKNGLNPTGSVDEATWKKIQGATKKPTADELRPPAVNEADAPDPRCMEGRVMCISKESRTLAWMIDGKIISTMDVRFGSENTPTREGVFKVDRKEKEWTSTLYHTSMPYSMFFSGGQAVHYSADFAARGYAGASHGCVNVRDKGKLSALFAQVQAGDKVVVYW from the coding sequence ATGCACCGCCAGAGAGTCATATTCCGCACGCTCGGGGTGGCCACCGCCGTCGCGCTCGCCGCGACCGCCTGTGGGCCGCAGAAGTCGGAGTCCGCGGGCTCCCCTTCCCCGGTCTCCTCCTCGCCCACGGCGGGTGCCTCCCCCGAGTCCTCACCGTCCACCGACGACAAGCCGGCCTCGCCGTCCCCGTCGGCCTCCGCCTCGGCGTCCCCGTCCGCCTCTCCTTCGCCCACGGTGAAGCAGATCATGGCCAACGGCGACGACAGCGAGCAGGTGCGCGAGCTCCAGGCCCGCCTGAAGCAGCTCAAGCTGATGTCGGTCGCGCCGACCGGCTTCTACGGGACGAAGACCACCGCGGCCGTGAAGTCCTACCAGTCGAAGAACGGGCTGAACCCCACCGGTTCGGTCGACGAAGCCACCTGGAAGAAGATCCAGGGCGCCACGAAGAAGCCCACCGCAGACGAGCTGCGCCCGCCGGCGGTCAACGAGGCGGACGCCCCCGACCCGCGCTGCATGGAGGGCCGGGTCATGTGCATCAGCAAGGAGAGCCGCACCCTCGCCTGGATGATCGACGGCAAGATCATCTCCACCATGGACGTGCGCTTCGGCTCGGAGAACACCCCGACCCGCGAAGGCGTCTTCAAGGTGGACCGCAAGGAGAAGGAGTGGACGTCCACGCTCTACCACACGTCCATGCCGTACTCGATGTTCTTCAGCGGCGGCCAGGCGGTGCACTACTCGGCCGACTTCGCGGCCCGCGGCTACGCCGGCGCCTCGCACGGCTGTGTGAACGTCCGGGACAAGGGAAAGCTTTCGGCGCTCTTCGCCCAGGTCCAGGCCGGCGACAAGGTCGTCGTCTACTGGTGA
- a CDS encoding RNA polymerase sigma factor → MLGDDAELTAAVLAAQDGEENAFRAVYRAVHPRLLGYVRTLVGDGDAEDVTSEAWLQIARDLDSFTGDADRFRGWAARIARNRALDHIRMRGRRPAIGGDDTELTGWAADCDTAGAAMESLSTGTAMALIAQLPQDQAEAVVLRVVVGLDAKSAAETLGKRPGAVRTAAHRGLKKLAELLGPEAAEGGFEPDSDRDGDRDSDPGARVGHNAGGQALGGRGGRDLDAVPAQRGRGGGLVEKTGVTHSRWRTQKDM, encoded by the coding sequence TTGCTGGGGGACGACGCGGAGCTGACCGCCGCGGTGCTCGCGGCACAGGACGGCGAAGAGAACGCGTTCCGTGCTGTGTACCGCGCCGTGCACCCACGCCTGCTCGGATACGTACGCACGCTCGTCGGTGACGGCGACGCGGAGGACGTGACATCCGAGGCCTGGCTGCAGATCGCCCGCGACCTCGACTCCTTCACCGGCGACGCCGACCGCTTCCGCGGCTGGGCCGCCCGGATCGCCCGCAACCGGGCCCTCGACCACATCCGCATGCGCGGCCGCCGCCCCGCCATCGGCGGCGACGACACCGAGCTCACCGGCTGGGCCGCCGACTGCGACACCGCGGGCGCCGCGATGGAGTCCCTCTCCACCGGAACGGCCATGGCGCTCATCGCTCAGCTGCCACAGGATCAGGCGGAGGCCGTCGTCCTGCGGGTCGTGGTCGGCCTGGACGCCAAGAGCGCGGCCGAGACCCTCGGCAAGCGGCCCGGCGCCGTACGGACCGCCGCCCACCGGGGTCTGAAGAAGCTGGCCGAGCTGCTCGGCCCGGAGGCCGCGGAGGGCGGCTTCGAGCCGGACTCGGACCGCGACGGGGACCGCGACTCGGATCCGGGCGCGCGCGTCGGCCATAATGCCGGTGGCCAGGCACTGGGCGGCAGGGGCGGGAGGGATCTCGACGCCGTACCCGCTCAGCGCGGCCGCGGCGGGGGCCTCGTAGAAAAAACCGGTGTGACGCATTCACGTTGGCGGACGCAGAAGGACATGTGA
- a CDS encoding 2-oxo-4-hydroxy-4-carboxy-5-ureidoimidazoline decarboxylase, whose protein sequence is MAAHQRHAPRSPPLSSHLPAQARGSSDPSHGSGLARFNALSPETAEAVLMQCCGSRRWAHRVATHRPYPDSGALLAAADEASYDLSQADLAEALAAECSAELEHGAPYAALLALDAGHAEYERKFGHAFVICLDGHPPEEQADQLLTAIRRRMGHEVDEERSISADELRRLAQARLCDLTHWLTSADGRPDRLADGLTGAEIGLFAPVG, encoded by the coding sequence GTGGCAGCACACCAGCGCCACGCCCCGAGGAGCCCCCCGCTGTCCAGCCACCTTCCGGCACAGGCCCGCGGCAGCTCCGACCCCTCTCACGGCTCCGGGCTGGCGCGGTTCAACGCCCTGTCCCCCGAGACCGCCGAGGCGGTCCTGATGCAGTGCTGCGGCAGCCGGCGCTGGGCACACCGGGTCGCCACGCACCGCCCTTACCCCGATTCCGGGGCTCTGCTCGCCGCCGCGGACGAGGCTTCGTACGACCTGTCGCAGGCCGACCTGGCGGAGGCGCTGGCCGCCGAGTGCTCGGCGGAGCTGGAGCACGGGGCCCCGTACGCCGCCCTGCTGGCCCTCGACGCGGGCCACGCGGAGTACGAGCGCAAGTTCGGGCACGCCTTCGTGATCTGCCTCGACGGGCACCCGCCGGAGGAACAGGCGGACCAGCTGCTGACCGCGATCCGCCGCCGGATGGGACACGAGGTGGACGAGGAGCGATCGATCTCCGCCGACGAGCTGCGCCGCCTCGCGCAGGCCCGACTGTGCGACCTGACACATTGGCTGACGTCGGCCGATGGCCGGCCGGATCGCCTGGCCGATGGTCTGACTGGGGCGGAAATAGGGCTATTCGCCCCTGTCGGATAG
- the sdhC gene encoding succinate dehydrogenase, cytochrome b556 subunit: MPAGTLYRGREGMWSWVAHRVTGVLIFFFLFVHVLDTALVRVSPEAYDDVVATYKTPIVALLEYGLVAAILFHALNGLRVIAVDFWSKGPRHQKTMLWWVVIIWAVLMIGAILPVLSHAYLELFGK; this comes from the coding sequence GTGCCGGCTGGAACGTTGTACCGCGGCCGGGAAGGAATGTGGTCCTGGGTGGCTCATCGAGTCACCGGCGTCCTCATTTTCTTCTTCCTGTTCGTACACGTCCTCGACACCGCACTCGTCCGCGTCTCCCCCGAGGCGTACGACGATGTCGTGGCTACCTACAAGACACCGATCGTCGCGCTGCTGGAGTACGGCCTCGTCGCCGCAATCCTGTTCCACGCGCTCAACGGTCTCCGTGTGATCGCAGTGGACTTCTGGTCCAAGGGTCCGCGCCACCAGAAGACGATGCTCTGGTGGGTCGTGATCATCTGGGCCGTGCTGATGATCGGGGCCATCCTCCCCGTTCTCAGCCACGCCTACCTTGAACTGTTCGGGAAGTGA
- a CDS encoding succinate dehydrogenase hydrophobic membrane anchor subunit, with protein sequence MSSDTSSAKAIGDVEGVSLYDVENPAPYIEAPRKRTGKTPRSTRGNFEMVAWLFMRLSGIVLVVLVIGHLLIQLVLDGGVSKIGFAFVAGRWASPFWQVWDLLMLWLAMLHGANGLRTVINDYAERANTRLWLKGLLYTATVFTILLGTLVIFTFDPNIR encoded by the coding sequence ATGTCTTCTGACACTTCTTCCGCCAAGGCCATCGGTGACGTCGAAGGCGTGAGCCTCTACGACGTCGAGAACCCGGCGCCGTACATCGAGGCGCCGCGCAAGCGCACGGGCAAGACCCCGCGCTCGACCCGCGGCAACTTCGAGATGGTCGCGTGGCTCTTCATGCGCCTCTCGGGCATCGTGCTCGTCGTCCTCGTCATCGGCCACCTGCTGATCCAGCTGGTGCTCGACGGCGGCGTCTCCAAGATCGGCTTCGCCTTCGTGGCGGGCCGGTGGGCTTCCCCGTTCTGGCAGGTCTGGGACCTGCTGATGCTGTGGCTGGCCATGCTGCACGGCGCCAACGGTCTGCGTACCGTCATCAACGACTACGCGGAGCGCGCCAACACGCGGCTGTGGCTGAAGGGCCTGCTCTACACCGCCACGGTGTTCACCATCCTTCTGGGCACGCTGGTGATCTTCACCTTCGACCCGAACATCCGCTAG